From a region of the Mercurialis annua linkage group LG1-X, ddMerAnnu1.2, whole genome shotgun sequence genome:
- the LOC126688055 gene encoding uncharacterized aarF domain-containing protein kinase At1g71810, chloroplastic: MLLFSPSSLPFLCSFPANFPSNSPKRRSYTSFNQFPPPQPVTNRRRGYSEDVDAFTEKSGYIFELSEKDAESLSNYDIGKIIQVCKKKPLILIRRLFQIGTTFGRWFGARYLDSFADKSDQMFKIRAAELRRILLELGPAYIKIAQAISSRADLIPPSYLDELSLLQDRIAPFSSELALFTIEQELGLPIDEVFSEISPEPIAAASLGQVYKARLHSGQIVAIKVQRPGVQAAIALDILILRFIAGVVKKTGKFNSDLQAIVDEWASSLFREMDYVNEANNGTKFRKLYGSIQDVSVPEMYMEHTTRKVLVMEWIEGQKLTETSDIYLIEVGVYCSLNQLLEYGFYHADPHPGNFLRTCDGKLAYLDFGMMGEFKQELRNGFVEACLHLVNSDFDALADDFVTLGLLPPTADKKAVTEALIGVFQNAVEKGVRNISFGDLVEKLGTTMYEFKFQIPSYFFLVIRSLAVLEGIAIGFDPNYKVLSSTYPWIARKVLTDSSPKLKSSLQALLYKEGAFRIDRLESLLSESMRARAERALDKRQTEGSAARVAIKEILSFTLTDKGAFVREIILQEVAKGLDALGVVTFDSLTSAATASIPFYTPLSSSSMTEEDVKNLRTLRRLMLLWSHSQMKSGLVMEVKGSTRNQIQNLYLEEALPIFDRLSSVQDIMPILSVISELPPELQRQLLLMPGDLAGRLVSRAVARTVRRMFL; this comes from the exons atgttactatTTTCTCCTTCTTCCCTCCCCTTTTTATGCTCATTTCCCGCCAATTTCCCCTCCAACAGCCCCAAACGACGTTCGTACACGTCGTTTAATCAATTCCCACCGCCTCAACCTGTTACGAACCGCCGCCGTGGGTACAGTGAGGACGTGGACGCGTTTACTGAGAAATCTGGATATATATTTGAGCTCAGTGAGAAAGACGCAGAGTCATTGAGTAATTACGACATTGGAAAAATTATTCAAGTTTGTAAGAAAAAACCGTTGATTTTGATTCGTAGATTGTTTCAAATCGGTACTACTTTTGGTAGGTGGTTCGGTGCTAGATACTTAGATAGCTTTGCTGATAAATCCGATCAAATGTTCAAG ATTAGAGCTGCGGAATTGCGGAGAATTTTGCTAGAACTTGGACCT GCCTATATAAAGATTGCACAAGCTATTTCGTCTCGAGCT GATTTGATTCCACCATCGTATCTTGATGAACTTTCCTTGTTGCAAGATCGGATAGCACCATTTTCATCGGAACTTGCATTATTTACAATAGAACAGGAACTTGGGTTGCCAATAGATGAGGTTTTCTCAGAGATTTCCCCTGAGCCTATTGCTGCAGCATCCCTTGGCCAG GTCTATAAAGCAAGGCTTCATAGCGGTCAGATTGTGGCAATTAAAGTACAAAGGCCAGGAGTCCAGGCTGCTATTGCCCTAGATATACTCATCTTGCGTTTCATAGCTGGAGTAGTGAAGAAAACTGGAAAATTTAACTCTGATCTTCAG GCAATTGTTGATGAATGGGCATCAAGTCTTTTCCGG GAGATGGACTATGTGAATGAAGCAAATAATGGAACCAAGTTTAG GAAGCTATATGGCAGTATCCAAGATGTTTCAGTTCCAGAAATGTACATGGAGCACACAACTCGTAAGGTCCTTGTTATGGAATGGATTGAG GGTCAAAAGTTGACAGAAACAAGTGACATTTACTTGATTGAG GTAGGAGTTTACTGCTCACTTAATCAACTTTTGGAGTATGGATTCTACCATGCTGATCCACACCCAGGAAACTTTCTACGTACATGTGATGGGAAACTAGCTTATTTAG ATTTTGGAATGATGGGTGAATTTAAGCAGGAACTCCGTAATGGGTTTGTTGAAGCTTGTCTCCATCTTGTAAATAGTGATTTTGATGCATTGGCTGATGACTTTGTTACTCTTGG GCTTCTTCCACCAACTGCAGACAAGAAGGCTGTTACAGAAGCTTTAATAG GTGTTTTTCAAAATGCTGTTGAAAAAGGAGTCCGCAACATAAGTTTTGGAGACCTTGTGGAGAAGTTGGGAACTACCAT GTACGAGTTCAAATTTCAAATACCTTCATACTTCTTTCTCGTCATTCGGAG TCTTGCAGTCTTGGAGGGCATTGCTATCGGTTTTGACCCAAATTACAAAGTTTTGAGTAGCACATATCCGTGGATTGCTAGAAAAGTTCTAACTGACAGCTCGCCTAAGCTGAAGTCTTCTTTGCAAGCTCTTCTTTACAAG GAAGGTGCTTTCAGAATTGATCGACTAGAATCTCTGCTTTCAGAG TCAATGCGTGCCCGTGCTGAAAGGGCCTTAGATAAAAGACAGACGGAAGGGTCTGCTGCCCGAGTGGCTATTAAGGAAATCCTTTCCTTCACATTAACTGACAAG GGTGCCTTTGTGAGGGAAATAATTCTTCAAGAAGTTGCTAAG GGTTTGGATGCACTAGGGGTTGTGACATTTGATTCATTAACTTCTGCTGCTACTGCGAGCATACCCTTTTATACACCCCTTTCATCCTCTTCAATGACCGAGGAAGACGTAAAGAATTTGAGAACGCTGCGTCGCCTCATGCTACTGTGGTCACATTCACAAATGAAAAGCGGTCTTGTCATG GAAGTTAAAGGGAGTACCAGAAACCAGATTCAGAATTTGTACCTGGAAGAAGCATTGCCTATTTTTGATCGTCTTTCATCAGTTCAGGATATTATGCCTATCCTCTCTGTTATTTCCGAG TTACCGCCAGAACTGCAACGGCAGTTACTTCTTATGCCTGGTGATCTGGCTGGAAGGTTGGTTTCTCGTGCAGTTGCTAGGACTGTCAGGCGGATGTTTCTTTGa
- the LOC126664583 gene encoding cleavage stimulating factor 64 isoform X1 produces MASNPRCCVFVGNIPYDATEEQLVDICREVGPVVSFRLVIDRETGKPRGYGFCEYKDEETALSARRNLHGYEINGRQLRVDFAENDKNADKNREQGRGGPGLADPQKQAGGPAIVGESSHHQPIGLHIALTAATVMAGALGGVQTGMQSNLNGLQNQSALVSDPLTLHLAKMSRSQLNDIMSELKVMATQNREQARQLLLARPHLPKALFQAQIMLGMVTPQVLQMPNIRQPPGQPAGRPLQETHQGQQPAVQTLPGLLSIAQRMPSSLVSKMQEGEFSSASQKSLVQNQFSLPLQQIQPRSQVPLHPNTNIPRPVLLPGQSGVPPVTPVLSVRPQIQVANSLSLNQKIPPSLLQHMGQQVGTANFGRSSQMALPNVAMESTVLPRPLTSDAAFQRGPSKSSGISEAANVGDRSIKHPDNAVQIHRSNAYVDTQTNIFNGSKEPTSRPTKLLKLDEGRSMSFQPSALNVSKSGPAQAFTVSSVPANAPKQEELQNSEKQGSRLPPDVESVLLEQVMNLTPEQLNSLPLEQRLQVIQLQQALRRDQTQPS; encoded by the exons ATGGCTTCCAATCCTCGTTGCTGCGTTTTTG TTGGAAATATACCATATGATGCTACTGAGGAGCAGCTCGTTGATATTTGTAGAGAAGTTGGGCCTGTTGTCTCCTTCAG gTTAGTCATTGATAGAGAGACAGGGAAACCAAGAGGTTATGGATTCTGCGAATATAAGGACGAAGAGACGGCGCTAAGTGCTCGTCGAAATCTCCATGGTTATGAGATTAATGGTAGGCAGTTGCGAGTTGATTTTGCTGAGAATGACAAAAATGCCGACAAAAACCGTGAACAG GGTCGTGGGGGACCTGGACTTGCAGACCCTCAGAAACAAGCTGGGGGTCCAGCAATTGTTGGGGAATCTTCTCATCATCAACCAATTGGTCTACATATAGCTTTAACTGCTGCAACTGTCATGGCAGGAGCTTTAGGTGGTGTTCAGACTGGCATGCAATCAAATTTAAATGGTTTACAGAATCAATCAGCATTAGTTAGTGACCCACTAACTCTTCATTTGGCCAAAATGTCTAGGAGTCAATTGAATGATATCATGTCCGAGCTGAAG GTCATGGCCACACAAAACAGGGAACAAGCTCGCCAGCTATTGCTTGCAAGGCCACATTTGCCAAAAGCTCTTTTTCAG GCACAGATAATGCTAGGAATGGTGACCCCACAAGTG TTACAGATGCCAAATATTCGGCAACCTCCAGGTCAACCTGCAGGCCGTCCCTTACAAGAAACTCATCAGGGTCAGCAGCCAGCAGTCCAAACTCTTCCTGGGTTACTATCTATTGCACAGAGGATGCCATCTAGCTTGGTGTCTAAAATGCAAGAGGGCGAGTTTTCTTCTGCCTCTCAAAAATCTTTGGTACAAAATCAATTTTCCTTACCTCTACAACAAATTCAGCCTCGAAGCCAGGTTCCACTACACCCTAATACCAATATTCCTCGACCAGTCTTATTGCCAGGCCAATCTGGAGTGCCACCTGTTACTCCTGTACTATCTGTGAGACCACAAATTCAGGTGGCCAATTCTTTATCTTTGAACCAGAAAATACCACCTTCACTGCTACAACACATGGGACAACAGGTTGGAACTGCAAATTTTGGGCGTTCTTCTCAAATGGCTCTTCCAAATGTAGCAATGGAATCAACTGTTTTACCTCGACCTCTTACATCAGATGCTGCATTCCAG CGTGGACCCTCGAAGTCATCAGGCATTTCAGAGGCTGCTAATGTTGGTGATAGATCTATTAAACATCCTGATAACGCGGTTCAGATCCACAGAAGTAACGCATATGTGGACACGCAAACAAACATATTTAATGGTTCTAAAGAACCAACAAGTCGCCCTACAAAGCTACTGAAATTAGATGAAGGAAGGAGCATGTCTTTTCAACCAAGTGCCTTAAATGTGTCTAAATCTGGGCCTGCCCAAGCGTTTACAGTTAGTTCGGTACCTGCAAACGCACCTAAGCAAGAAGAGTTGCAAAATTCTGAAAAACAGGGTTCTCGG CTTCCACCTGACGTGGAATCTGTGTTATTAGAGCAAGTGATGAACCTCACACCGGAGCAGTTGAATTCTTTGCCGCTAGAACAACGGCTACAAGTTATTCAGCTCCAACAGGCACTTCGGCGAGATCAGACACAGCCGTCATAA
- the LOC126664583 gene encoding cleavage stimulating factor 64 isoform X2 — MASNPRCCVFVGNIPYDATEEQLVDICREVGPVVSFRLVIDRETGKPRGYGFCEYKDEETALSARRNLHGYEINGRQLRVDFAENDKNADKNREQGRGGPGLADPQKQAGGPAIVGESSHHQPIGLHIALTAATVMAGALGGVQTGMQSNLNGLQNQSALVSDPLTLHLAKMSRSQLNDIMSELKVMATQNREQARQLLLARPHLPKALFQAQIMLGMVTPQVLQMPNIRQPPGQPAGRPLQETHQGQQPAVQTLPGLLSIAQRMPSSLVSKMQEGEFSSASQKSLVQNQFSLPLQQIQPRSQVPLHPNTNIPRPVLLPGQSGVPPVTPVLSVRPQIQVANSLSLNQKIPPSLLQHMGQQVGTANFGRSSQMALPNVAMESTVLPRPLTSDAAFQSSVDPRSHQAFQRLLMLVIDLLNILITRFRSTEVTHMWTRKQTYLMVLKNQQVALQSY, encoded by the exons ATGGCTTCCAATCCTCGTTGCTGCGTTTTTG TTGGAAATATACCATATGATGCTACTGAGGAGCAGCTCGTTGATATTTGTAGAGAAGTTGGGCCTGTTGTCTCCTTCAG gTTAGTCATTGATAGAGAGACAGGGAAACCAAGAGGTTATGGATTCTGCGAATATAAGGACGAAGAGACGGCGCTAAGTGCTCGTCGAAATCTCCATGGTTATGAGATTAATGGTAGGCAGTTGCGAGTTGATTTTGCTGAGAATGACAAAAATGCCGACAAAAACCGTGAACAG GGTCGTGGGGGACCTGGACTTGCAGACCCTCAGAAACAAGCTGGGGGTCCAGCAATTGTTGGGGAATCTTCTCATCATCAACCAATTGGTCTACATATAGCTTTAACTGCTGCAACTGTCATGGCAGGAGCTTTAGGTGGTGTTCAGACTGGCATGCAATCAAATTTAAATGGTTTACAGAATCAATCAGCATTAGTTAGTGACCCACTAACTCTTCATTTGGCCAAAATGTCTAGGAGTCAATTGAATGATATCATGTCCGAGCTGAAG GTCATGGCCACACAAAACAGGGAACAAGCTCGCCAGCTATTGCTTGCAAGGCCACATTTGCCAAAAGCTCTTTTTCAG GCACAGATAATGCTAGGAATGGTGACCCCACAAGTG TTACAGATGCCAAATATTCGGCAACCTCCAGGTCAACCTGCAGGCCGTCCCTTACAAGAAACTCATCAGGGTCAGCAGCCAGCAGTCCAAACTCTTCCTGGGTTACTATCTATTGCACAGAGGATGCCATCTAGCTTGGTGTCTAAAATGCAAGAGGGCGAGTTTTCTTCTGCCTCTCAAAAATCTTTGGTACAAAATCAATTTTCCTTACCTCTACAACAAATTCAGCCTCGAAGCCAGGTTCCACTACACCCTAATACCAATATTCCTCGACCAGTCTTATTGCCAGGCCAATCTGGAGTGCCACCTGTTACTCCTGTACTATCTGTGAGACCACAAATTCAGGTGGCCAATTCTTTATCTTTGAACCAGAAAATACCACCTTCACTGCTACAACACATGGGACAACAGGTTGGAACTGCAAATTTTGGGCGTTCTTCTCAAATGGCTCTTCCAAATGTAGCAATGGAATCAACTGTTTTACCTCGACCTCTTACATCAGATGCTGCATTCCAG AGCAGCGTGGACCCTCGAAGTCATCAGGCATTTCAGAGGCTGCTAATGTTGGTGATAGATCTATTAAACATCCTGATAACGCGGTTCAGATCCACAGAAGTAACGCATATGTGGACACGCAAACAAACATATTTAATGGTTCTAAAGAACCAACAAGTCGCCCTACAAAGCTACTGA